Proteins encoded in a region of the Moritella marina ATCC 15381 genome:
- a CDS encoding efflux RND transporter permease subunit: protein MKALIAWFAHNRVAANLIMMVIIALGFLALPDTRKELIPGVSLERIAISTLYPGAAPREVEAVVCTRIEAVVYDIAGTLDLTSFARSGSCYTTIDIADGYNIKAVLDEVKSRIESINSFPDEVTKPVVSELIERYRVAKLIISGGGDEWALKRLAENIRLDLLEEPVISVIKLQNTRPYEISIALSEESLAQYNLKFEDVVNTLKATALDLPGGSLATEQGDILIQTLGKIENADDFASIILQASEDGGRILLSDIATINDGFRDEGTMAQLDGKSAVSLDVYRVGDQNINDVADAINKYVQAPKIYLPEGISLYVWQDDSKLFMSRIDLLVGNVFSGLCLLFVILLLFLNWRLSFWVSLGIPISFMGAFWLLPVFDGSINIISLFAFLLVLGIVVDDAIVVGESIYTEQATGNKGVEGAIEGTYKVAKPITFAIITSVIAFMPLLFLPGPEGKLMQVIPVVVITTLLFSLFESLFILPAHLSHQPERPNASQLASLAPENKNPQMNNIKMLGRLLERMQPQFSCALEAFVIRQYKPFLDHVLRWRWSYILGFIGLFFISLILLSSGWLKTVLFSAIEGDIAYANVTFAEGSNPQKTKLALLKIEKEALALQHELVDEQGRSAIAHVYSVVAPSSKYSRESQAATDDHVGRVYLELSVSNDRMMSGTDIISRWRDAVSEIEDSIELSFVSDLTPPSADINIELSSRNLDDLALQAEALKQVMARFEGVYDIQDSQQRSSRQVQLALKPVARDMGLTLSALGRQVQQAYLGVEVLSMPRGEDEVKVQVRYPKAASSSLWHLENMHIQLPSGEGVPLFTIADVSYESADHNIKRYERNRVISVSAFVDPGKNSTKAVIADLEAGFLQQLTNTTAVKWSKAGKQKSIVEFVDILTRSYLLALIAMYLVMAILFNSYTQPLLVMFAIPFGLVGSLLGHLLLGVDVTLWSFIGMVAVSGIVVNDNLVLIDYINEKRAQGESLETAITSAGVRRFRPIILTSLTTFIGLVPIMSETGLQAQFLIPMAISLAFGVLFATLVSLLLVPAVYLVIQDIVNRVSTLAFKVPRLSSQAWDESKTNELPDNPAADNAA, encoded by the coding sequence ATGAAGGCATTAATTGCTTGGTTTGCGCATAATAGAGTCGCTGCTAATTTGATTATGATGGTGATCATTGCGCTTGGTTTTTTAGCATTACCTGATACTCGGAAAGAATTGATCCCTGGCGTGTCATTAGAACGTATTGCCATTTCGACATTATATCCAGGTGCAGCACCGCGAGAGGTCGAGGCTGTTGTTTGTACCCGTATTGAAGCCGTTGTTTATGATATCGCAGGAACACTGGATTTAACCTCGTTCGCTCGTTCTGGTTCTTGTTATACCACTATTGATATTGCGGATGGTTATAATATTAAAGCAGTATTGGATGAAGTTAAATCAAGAATTGAAAGCATCAACTCATTTCCTGATGAAGTGACTAAGCCTGTTGTGAGCGAATTGATTGAACGCTATCGCGTCGCCAAACTGATTATTTCAGGCGGTGGCGATGAGTGGGCATTAAAGCGTTTGGCTGAGAATATTCGCTTAGATCTGTTAGAAGAGCCTGTCATTTCGGTTATTAAATTGCAAAACACGAGGCCTTATGAGATCAGCATCGCCTTATCTGAAGAAAGTTTGGCGCAATACAACTTAAAATTTGAAGATGTGGTGAATACATTAAAAGCCACAGCACTTGATTTACCCGGTGGTAGTTTAGCCACAGAGCAGGGCGACATACTGATCCAAACCTTAGGTAAAATTGAAAATGCGGATGATTTTGCCAGTATTATCCTGCAAGCGAGTGAAGATGGTGGGCGGATCTTACTCAGTGATATTGCTACGATTAATGACGGCTTTCGTGATGAAGGCACCATGGCACAACTTGATGGTAAAAGCGCTGTTTCTTTGGATGTATATCGTGTTGGTGATCAGAATATCAACGATGTTGCAGACGCGATAAATAAGTATGTGCAGGCGCCAAAAATCTATCTGCCAGAAGGGATTAGTTTGTATGTTTGGCAAGACGACTCCAAGTTATTCATGAGTCGTATCGATTTATTGGTGGGTAATGTGTTTAGCGGCTTGTGTTTGTTATTTGTCATCTTGCTGTTGTTTTTGAACTGGCGTTTATCATTTTGGGTAAGTTTAGGGATCCCTATTTCATTTATGGGGGCTTTTTGGTTGTTACCGGTTTTTGATGGTTCGATTAATATTATTTCGTTGTTTGCTTTTTTATTGGTGCTGGGTATTGTCGTTGATGATGCGATTGTTGTTGGGGAAAGTATTTACACCGAACAAGCAACAGGTAATAAAGGCGTTGAAGGGGCGATAGAGGGCACTTATAAAGTGGCGAAACCGATCACTTTTGCCATTATCACCAGTGTTATTGCTTTTATGCCGCTGCTATTTCTACCTGGGCCAGAAGGTAAATTGATGCAGGTTATTCCCGTAGTCGTAATTACCACGTTATTGTTTTCATTGTTTGAATCGTTGTTTATCTTACCGGCACATTTAAGTCATCAACCTGAACGCCCAAATGCGAGTCAACTTGCAAGCCTAGCGCCTGAAAATAAAAATCCACAGATGAACAACATTAAAATGCTTGGCAGGTTATTAGAACGCATGCAACCCCAGTTTTCTTGCGCATTAGAAGCCTTCGTTATCCGCCAATATAAACCTTTTCTCGATCATGTATTACGCTGGCGTTGGAGTTATATACTTGGCTTTATTGGGTTATTTTTTATCTCTTTAATTTTACTGTCCAGTGGTTGGTTAAAAACCGTTTTATTTTCGGCTATTGAAGGGGATATAGCCTACGCTAATGTGACGTTTGCAGAAGGCAGTAATCCACAGAAAACCAAATTAGCATTATTGAAAATTGAAAAAGAAGCCTTAGCGTTACAACATGAATTGGTTGATGAACAGGGGCGGTCTGCGATTGCTCATGTTTACTCTGTTGTGGCTCCGAGCAGTAAATATTCACGTGAGTCGCAAGCGGCCACAGATGATCATGTTGGCAGAGTGTATTTGGAATTATCGGTCTCCAACGATCGCATGATGTCCGGCACTGACATTATTAGCCGTTGGCGTGATGCTGTTAGTGAAATTGAAGACAGCATTGAATTAAGTTTTGTTTCCGATCTCACCCCGCCAAGTGCTGATATCAACATTGAATTATCGAGCCGTAATTTAGACGACCTTGCACTGCAAGCAGAGGCGTTAAAGCAAGTGATGGCTCGATTTGAAGGGGTGTACGATATTCAAGACTCGCAACAACGTAGTTCAAGGCAGGTACAGTTGGCATTAAAACCTGTCGCCCGAGATATGGGATTGACGCTAAGCGCGTTGGGGCGGCAGGTTCAGCAGGCTTATTTAGGTGTTGAAGTACTGAGCATGCCACGTGGTGAAGATGAAGTTAAAGTGCAGGTTCGCTACCCCAAAGCGGCAAGCAGTTCATTGTGGCATCTAGAAAACATGCATATTCAATTGCCCAGTGGAGAAGGCGTGCCGCTGTTTACTATCGCTGATGTAAGCTATGAATCGGCAGATCATAATATTAAACGTTATGAACGAAATCGCGTTATTTCAGTGTCAGCATTTGTCGACCCTGGGAAAAATAGTACCAAGGCCGTGATTGCAGATTTAGAGGCTGGTTTTTTACAGCAGCTCACCAATACGACTGCAGTTAAGTGGTCGAAAGCGGGTAAGCAAAAGAGTATTGTCGAATTTGTGGATATTTTAACCCGCAGTTATTTACTGGCATTAATTGCGATGTATTTAGTGATGGCTATTTTATTTAACTCTTACACCCAACCATTATTGGTGATGTTTGCTATCCCGTTTGGCTTAGTTGGCTCCTTGTTAGGGCATTTATTATTGGGCGTTGACGTTACCTTATGGTCTTTTATTGGTATGGTCGCCGTGAGCGGTATTGTGGTGAATGATAACTTGGTGCTGATTGACTATATTAATGAAAAACGAGCACAAGGCGAGTCACTCGAAACCGCTATCACGAGTGCTGGCGTACGCCGGTTTCGTCCTATTATTCTGACCTCTCTCACTACATTTATCGGCTTAGTACCGATCATGAGTGAAACGGGCTTACAAGCACAATTTTTGATCCCAATGGCCATATCACTGGCTTTTGGCGTGCTATTCGCCACACTTGTTAGCTTACTCTTGGTACCTGCTGTGTATTTAGTGATCCAGGATATTGTGAATCGAGTGTCAACACTTGCGTTTAAAGTACCAAGGCTAAGCAGTCAAGCTTGGGATGAAAGCAAAACTAACGAGTTACCTGATAATCCTGCTGCAGATAACGCAGCATAA
- a CDS encoding efflux RND transporter periplasmic adaptor subunit, which translates to MNSSQNKDYIAMWFQARKAFGIGDRMSVGLLNKSTDEINWFEFAHSEMDGLGGLSTILREHDYPCLELPKIAEKSTPSHWQQVKMLFAGGKSDGPKQIRWKTTFPDYALTNLANTDCSTQYTNDAPIVNAHFSQAETLEVKKLARKHRVALNIYLFWALNRAVAAQLLASQQDYYWLYPVNLRGALPHVPETGNCSSGVNVLLNNTIAPRDIQLQVKQQIKAKSHWQLWWQAHIGKIIGEKGVRRIYQYVSERQFYAGSFSFLGNWPLKDDNNPPVNPDELWVCCGIGTKNYPVSTGILLWHEQLSLGLKLHPYIADDIIKTQSVMQCWKQHLLQGDLLVSAETATSPSHDLNHAVSNTAEKTNVTESMSVTEGTSKSAVIELAPNSKMKSNKPIKPSKLKQFLLPKIEQGTQQTKDTLRPYWQRGKRLFIRHKKVSTPLSIIALTFICMTLLSVIRPQSQVNPEINRFPSVRYMDVAFDNAIIPIFSRGIVAAKTQISLNSEVTARVKSVADTFTAGGYFNAGDVLLSMDDEAYQLEVIKKKQAVDGALLHLAEAKAKAHVARRGVSSKATRFARHIPQINDAKSRVKAAEADLRLANIKVERSVIKAPFSGRVKTVNVGQGQLVNSGEIIGEIYSLDKMHVRLPVADKYLTLMDLPFKVSAFSHDKKTLTAVDATTGKNTRVTLSVNVNDKKYQWQGLITGTEGGLAENRLQYVVAEVLNDPEQPLYLQPGRFVTAEIAGREFENVVIIPRLALRNDNKVWLLDSEKRLRIVMVDILHQGKEQVYITGGLSAGDKLILTPLDVAVDGMKLNVIGLELDLGLENALNDIISPSEVRS; encoded by the coding sequence ATGAACAGTAGCCAAAATAAAGATTATATAGCAATGTGGTTTCAAGCAAGAAAAGCGTTTGGGATCGGCGACCGAATGAGCGTGGGTTTACTCAATAAAAGCACAGACGAGATAAATTGGTTTGAATTTGCCCACAGCGAGATGGACGGCCTTGGTGGCCTGTCGACTATTTTACGTGAGCATGATTACCCATGTCTTGAGCTACCAAAAATAGCGGAAAAAAGTACGCCCTCTCATTGGCAACAAGTGAAGATGCTTTTTGCTGGTGGTAAATCTGATGGGCCGAAACAAATTCGTTGGAAAACCACATTTCCAGATTATGCGCTAACAAATCTAGCCAATACTGACTGTAGCACTCAATACACTAATGACGCCCCTATTGTTAATGCCCATTTCAGTCAGGCTGAAACGCTTGAGGTTAAAAAGTTAGCGAGAAAACATCGCGTCGCCCTAAATATTTATCTATTTTGGGCATTAAACAGAGCTGTCGCAGCACAACTACTTGCATCACAACAAGACTATTACTGGCTCTACCCAGTTAATTTACGTGGTGCTCTTCCTCATGTCCCAGAAACAGGAAATTGCTCCTCTGGGGTTAACGTCTTGCTCAACAATACGATCGCACCACGCGATATTCAATTGCAGGTTAAGCAGCAAATCAAAGCCAAAAGCCATTGGCAGCTTTGGTGGCAGGCTCATATCGGTAAAATCATTGGTGAAAAAGGTGTTCGCCGTATTTATCAATATGTCAGTGAGCGTCAGTTTTACGCTGGTTCGTTTAGTTTTTTAGGTAATTGGCCCCTTAAAGATGATAATAATCCCCCTGTAAATCCAGATGAATTGTGGGTGTGCTGTGGTATTGGCACTAAAAATTATCCCGTCTCGACAGGTATTTTACTCTGGCATGAACAATTGTCTTTAGGGTTGAAATTACACCCGTATATTGCCGACGATATTATAAAAACCCAGTCCGTGATGCAGTGCTGGAAACAACATTTGTTACAAGGAGATTTACTGGTATCAGCAGAAACTGCGACGAGTCCGAGTCATGATCTCAATCATGCTGTTTCTAATACTGCTGAAAAAACCAATGTAACTGAAAGCATGAGTGTAACTGAAGGCACAAGTAAATCCGCAGTTATTGAGTTAGCGCCTAACTCAAAGATGAAATCAAACAAACCGATTAAGCCCAGTAAGTTAAAACAGTTCCTGTTACCTAAAATAGAGCAAGGTACACAGCAAACTAAAGATACGTTAAGACCATACTGGCAACGGGGGAAACGACTATTTATTCGGCATAAAAAAGTATCAACTCCGCTTTCGATTATAGCACTTACTTTTATCTGTATGACCCTGTTATCTGTCATACGACCGCAAAGCCAAGTGAATCCCGAAATTAATCGTTTTCCATCTGTTCGCTATATGGATGTGGCTTTTGATAATGCGATCATCCCTATTTTTAGCCGCGGTATTGTTGCCGCTAAAACGCAAATTAGCCTTAATTCAGAAGTGACAGCACGGGTTAAATCGGTTGCTGATACGTTTACCGCCGGTGGTTATTTTAATGCTGGTGATGTGTTGTTATCGATGGATGATGAAGCTTATCAACTTGAGGTGATCAAAAAGAAGCAAGCCGTTGATGGCGCATTACTGCATTTAGCTGAGGCTAAAGCAAAGGCCCATGTGGCAAGGCGTGGGGTATCGAGTAAAGCAACTCGTTTTGCTCGTCACATTCCACAAATTAATGATGCAAAAAGTCGGGTTAAGGCGGCTGAGGCAGATTTACGTTTAGCGAATATCAAAGTAGAGCGTAGCGTGATTAAAGCGCCGTTTTCTGGTCGTGTTAAAACAGTTAATGTTGGCCAAGGCCAATTAGTTAACTCCGGTGAAATCATTGGTGAGATATATTCGTTAGATAAAATGCACGTGCGACTGCCAGTTGCAGATAAATATTTAACCTTAATGGATCTGCCCTTTAAAGTGTCCGCATTTAGCCATGATAAAAAAACGCTCACGGCTGTGGATGCAACAACAGGGAAAAATACGAGGGTCACTCTGTCGGTCAATGTGAATGATAAAAAATATCAATGGCAAGGGCTGATAACCGGGACTGAAGGTGGCTTAGCCGAGAATAGGTTACAGTATGTGGTTGCTGAGGTATTAAACGATCCCGAACAACCGCTGTATTTACAACCCGGGCGATTTGTGACGGCCGAGATTGCTGGCCGAGAGTTTGAAAATGTGGTTATTATCCCGCGTCTAGCATTACGTAATGATAATAAAGTATGGCTGCTGGACTCCGAGAAACGCCTTCGCATTGTAATGGTCGATATTCTGCATCAAGGTAAAGAACAGGTCTATATCACCGGTGGTTTAAGCGCTGGCGATAAACTGATATTAACCCCACTTGACGTTGCTGTTGATGGGATGAAATTGAACGTGATCGGTTTAGAGCTAGACTTGGGTCTAGAAAATGCGCTAAATGATATAATATCACCGAGCGAGGTGCGCTCATGA
- a CDS encoding GH3 family domain-containing protein, with protein MTLINGISRKVVHKLTHKVASNLSLHGYKQFCTALAHPQAVQREKLSALLKVIVPSVSGKKYNLSTSLFYEEFIRKVPITEYEDWAEQIEKARSGSSQELSVETNERFQPTSGSTSKIKWIPYTQSFLNELDAAISPWMVDMYKGNPGMLKGTHYWSLSWVPTELRRTISGAVNDDLKLLPWWKRVFTGLTSSVPEGVSLAETSEDSQFATLCYLLADKSLTFLSVWSPTFALTLFDNIIKHKLELVSVLATGKWGNRATALPGLKCPKSQHVAEMLLQWKGSISGELLQQIWPKLALVSAWDTSSSMTWANKLKNLLPQGEFQGKGLWATEGVVSIPFQGQYPLAICSHFYEFIDLDTEEVFPAWQLKQDQIVRPVLTTGSGLLRYAMKDKLRVSGFLQDCPCFEFLGRLDGIDLVGEKMSPEIALEVMHSAEQNPRLTAITMFAMPVNNENEKPFYLLLCEPNSHISELEMQQIAANAEAELQACFHYQLARDLGQLDTLKVCCSQNARELYYSRCEARGMVVGNIKIEPLVLWDIDMPDIFLEAVAA; from the coding sequence ATGACGTTAATAAATGGTATCAGCCGTAAGGTAGTACATAAGCTCACCCATAAAGTAGCAAGCAATTTGAGCTTACATGGATACAAACAATTTTGTACAGCCTTAGCGCATCCACAGGCTGTGCAACGTGAAAAGTTAAGCGCGTTGTTAAAAGTGATCGTGCCGAGTGTATCAGGTAAAAAATACAATCTATCCACGTCACTATTTTATGAGGAGTTTATCCGTAAGGTACCTATCACCGAGTATGAGGATTGGGCTGAACAAATCGAAAAGGCGAGGTCAGGTAGTAGCCAAGAGCTGAGTGTTGAGACGAATGAGCGATTTCAACCGACCAGTGGTTCAACCTCAAAAATAAAGTGGATCCCTTATACACAATCATTTTTAAATGAACTTGATGCAGCCATTTCGCCTTGGATGGTGGACATGTATAAAGGTAATCCTGGCATGCTTAAAGGAACGCACTATTGGTCATTGTCTTGGGTGCCAACAGAGCTGAGACGAACAATATCTGGGGCGGTGAATGATGATTTAAAATTACTGCCTTGGTGGAAAAGAGTATTTACGGGATTAACAAGTTCGGTACCTGAAGGTGTGTCTTTAGCGGAAACATCGGAAGATTCTCAGTTTGCCACTTTATGCTATTTACTGGCGGATAAATCCTTAACTTTTCTGTCGGTATGGAGCCCGACTTTTGCACTGACCTTATTTGATAATATTATTAAGCATAAATTAGAGCTGGTATCTGTATTGGCAACGGGTAAGTGGGGCAATCGAGCGACTGCCTTACCGGGACTTAAATGCCCTAAATCACAACACGTGGCAGAGATGCTACTGCAATGGAAGGGCAGTATTTCTGGCGAGTTATTACAACAAATTTGGCCGAAGTTGGCTTTGGTTAGCGCATGGGATACGTCGTCATCTATGACATGGGCGAATAAATTGAAAAACTTACTGCCACAGGGGGAATTTCAAGGCAAGGGGTTATGGGCAACCGAGGGGGTTGTCAGCATTCCTTTTCAAGGACAATATCCATTAGCCATATGCAGCCATTTTTATGAATTTATAGACCTTGATACTGAAGAAGTGTTTCCAGCTTGGCAGTTAAAACAAGATCAAATTGTCAGGCCTGTATTAACGACTGGCAGTGGGTTGTTGCGTTATGCAATGAAAGATAAATTACGGGTCAGTGGTTTTCTGCAAGATTGTCCTTGTTTTGAATTTTTAGGTCGCTTGGATGGTATTGATCTTGTTGGGGAGAAAATGAGCCCAGAGATCGCGCTTGAAGTCATGCACTCTGCGGAGCAAAATCCGCGCTTAACAGCGATAACTATGTTTGCTATGCCAGTCAATAACGAGAATGAAAAACCATTTTATCTTTTACTGTGTGAACCGAATAGTCATATTTCTGAATTGGAAATGCAGCAAATTGCTGCTAATGCGGAAGCGGAGCTGCAGGCTTGTTTTCATTATCAACTGGCGAGGGATCTTGGCCAGCTTGATACACTCAAGGTATGTTGCAGTCAGAATGCACGAGAATTATATTATTCTCGCTGTGAAGCGCGTGGCATGGTTGTTGGCAATATCAAAATTGAGCCGTTAGTACTTTGGGATATAGACATGCCAGATATATTTCTGGAGGCTGTTGCGGCATAG
- a CDS encoding DUF2007 domain-containing protein: MKLIYTHENGFLVNNVKNIIESHSIDVVLKNEFSSGAVGEVSAFDAWMELWVINDNELERALEIISAMQSRAGDPDWFCQQCAEQNDASFDICWRCQSEHAVSES, translated from the coding sequence ATGAAATTAATTTATACCCATGAGAACGGTTTTCTAGTAAACAACGTTAAGAATATCATCGAATCACATAGCATTGACGTGGTGCTTAAAAATGAGTTTTCATCTGGTGCAGTAGGCGAAGTATCTGCATTTGATGCTTGGATGGAACTCTGGGTGATTAATGATAATGAACTTGAACGCGCGCTTGAGATTATTTCGGCAATGCAAAGTAGAGCGGGTGATCCCGATTGGTTTTGTCAACAATGTGCTGAACAAAATGATGCTTCATTTGATATTTGTTGGCGTTGCCAATCTGAACATGCAGTATCTGAGTCATGA
- a CDS encoding DUF3565 domain-containing protein, translated as MQQPIVGYHKDEEDDWVAELACDHFQHVRHNPPWFCRPWVITIEGRGAMLGFELGCKKCDEGAPRDKG; from the coding sequence ATGCAGCAACCTATTGTTGGTTACCATAAAGATGAAGAGGATGATTGGGTCGCTGAACTCGCTTGCGATCATTTTCAGCATGTTCGTCACAATCCACCTTGGTTTTGTCGCCCTTGGGTTATCACCATTGAAGGTCGTGGAGCTATGTTAGGTTTTGAGCTCGGCTGTAAAAAGTGCGATGAAGGTGCACCTCGGGATAAAGGCTAA
- a CDS encoding sulfite exporter TauE/SafE family protein yields the protein MLVETLLPFMAIIAVATYVQSVAGFALGMIVMGTVTTFNLVPIAFTSVVISFVTLINSIFILKGCFQQLNRRLVLLTVAGMLPGLMIGLTLLEYLSNEYNQILQNILGIAIIGAGISMILKSPHKDRKQSHESMFFGAGTASGILTGMFSMGGPPLVYIFYRQPFTLNLIRLYLLSIFFVSSVSRITMVGIQGGLTSDMLLFSVICIPVVLSMSWVAKHYPPPISLDTMRKFAFCLLMIIGCSLLFS from the coding sequence ATGCTCGTCGAAACCTTACTGCCCTTCATGGCCATTATTGCTGTCGCGACCTACGTACAAAGTGTCGCTGGATTTGCTTTAGGCATGATAGTAATGGGGACAGTGACCACGTTTAACTTAGTGCCCATCGCATTCACCTCGGTCGTGATCAGCTTTGTTACCTTGATTAACAGTATCTTCATTTTGAAAGGTTGTTTTCAACAACTCAACAGGCGTTTAGTGCTGCTGACGGTTGCGGGGATGCTGCCAGGTTTAATGATTGGCTTAACATTACTTGAATATTTAAGTAATGAATACAATCAGATATTACAAAATATTCTTGGCATCGCAATTATTGGTGCTGGTATTAGCATGATTTTAAAATCACCACACAAAGACCGTAAGCAATCTCATGAAAGCATGTTCTTTGGTGCAGGTACTGCGTCGGGTATTCTAACGGGCATGTTTAGTATGGGCGGTCCACCTTTGGTTTATATCTTCTACCGCCAACCGTTTACCCTTAACCTTATTCGGTTATATCTGTTAAGCATTTTCTTTGTTAGTTCAGTAAGCCGTATCACTATGGTTGGGATTCAAGGTGGATTAACGAGTGACATGCTCTTGTTCTCCGTTATTTGTATTCCTGTCGTACTGAGTATGAGCTGGGTTGCTAAGCATTACCCACCACCAATAAGCCTAGATACCATGCGTAAATTCGCCTTTTGTTTATTGATGATTATCGGCTGTAGCTTACTGTTTAGCTAA
- a CDS encoding L,D-transpeptidase family protein, with protein sequence MRFNRANFWLTANNFTTMLQFLFLSTFVLFSSNSLASLQLQADYVLVNKSARTLLLLKDNQIIKSYSISLGKNPIGAKRQRGDKKTPEGIYNIDFKNRQSKFHLSLHINYPNQLDKQHSGKDNLDPGGSIYIHGLPNKKRNAGLLIGSDWTNGCIAVSNKEIRDIAKYVPDGTPIEITP encoded by the coding sequence ATGCGGTTTAATCGCGCCAACTTTTGGCTAACCGCAAACAATTTTACGACCATGTTACAGTTCCTATTTTTATCGACATTTGTTTTATTTTCATCAAACAGTCTTGCATCTCTACAGCTCCAAGCTGACTATGTCTTAGTGAACAAATCAGCGCGTACTCTGCTACTGCTAAAAGATAACCAGATCATAAAATCTTATTCTATTTCATTAGGTAAAAATCCCATTGGTGCTAAAAGACAACGTGGCGATAAGAAGACACCTGAAGGTATATACAATATCGACTTTAAGAATAGGCAAAGTAAATTCCATTTAAGCCTGCACATCAACTACCCCAATCAATTAGATAAGCAACACTCAGGTAAAGATAATCTTGATCCCGGTGGCAGTATTTATATTCATGGTTTACCAAACAAAAAGCGCAATGCAGGGCTATTAATTGGCTCTGATTGGACAAATGGCTGCATTGCGGTCAGTAATAAAGAAATTCGCGATATCGCCAAATATGTGCCAGACGGTACGCCAATAGAAATAACACCTTAG
- a CDS encoding DUF4399 domain-containing protein, producing the protein MLKISLFCIMFMISSNTFALKQEPASSAPSGVNVYIISPVDGATVSPTFTVRFGLSGMGIAPAGIDRVNTAHHHLLIDTQVLPDLTKPLQATDKVRHFGGGQTETEITLKPGKHTLQLLLGNYAHVPHDKPLMSKKITVIVK; encoded by the coding sequence ATGTTAAAAATATCATTGTTTTGTATTATGTTTATGATCAGTTCAAATACCTTCGCATTAAAGCAGGAACCGGCAAGTTCAGCACCTTCAGGTGTTAATGTTTACATTATAAGTCCGGTTGATGGGGCAACTGTATCACCGACATTTACGGTTCGCTTTGGTTTAAGTGGCATGGGCATAGCCCCGGCGGGAATTGATCGCGTAAATACGGCGCATCATCACTTGCTTATCGATACGCAGGTGTTACCTGATTTGACTAAACCGCTACAAGCGACAGATAAAGTACGTCATTTTGGTGGTGGTCAAACGGAAACTGAGATAACACTAAAGCCGGGTAAACACACTCTACAGCTACTGTTGGGGAATTATGCGCATGTACCGCATGATAAACCGCTTATGTCGAAAAAAATAACGGTGATAGTGAAGTAG